The proteins below are encoded in one region of Lactuca sativa cultivar Salinas chromosome 3, Lsat_Salinas_v11, whole genome shotgun sequence:
- the LOC111897014 gene encoding uncharacterized protein LOC111897014, which translates to MDFAKRWCRKLKPKEKPKSSQKKEVRSYGKEGLRVTNEEAPSNATKQKVEAAKQYIEKHYKEQMKNLNERRERRNVLEKKLADSEVSEEEQNNLLKHLEKKETEYMRLQRHKMGADDFEPLTMIGKGAFGEVRICREKTTGNVYAMKKLKKSEMLRRGQVEHVKAERNLLAEVDSNCIVKLYCSFQDEEFLYLIMEYLPGGDMMTLLMRKDTLTEDEARFYVGETVLAIESIHKHNYIHRDIKPDNLLLDKSGHMKLSDFGLCKPLDCSNLQEKDFSSANNLSGALQSDGRPALPKRTQQEQLQHWQRNRRMLAYSTVGTPDYIAPEVLLKKGYGMECDWWSLGAIMYEMLVGYPPFYSDEPMSTCRKIVNWRTHLKFPEEAKLSPEAKDLICKLLCNVEKRLGTKGAHEIKAHQWFKGIDWEKLYQIEAAFIPEVNDELDTQNFEKFEEGDNQIPSSTKSGPWRKMLSSKDVNFMGYTYKNFEIVNEHEVPGIAELKKKSTKPKRPTVKSLFKEETDSTSSQQTQGSFLNLLPRQLEVSKKEESK; encoded by the exons ATGGATTTTGCAAAGCGTTGGTGTAGAAAATTAAAACCAAAAGAGAAACCTAAATCTTCACAAAAAAAGGAAGTTAGAAGCTATGGAAAAGAAGGTCTAAGAGTAACAAATGAAGAAGCACCTTCAAATGCTACAAAACAGAAGGTTGAAGCTGCTAAACAGTATATAGAAAAACACTACAAGGAGCAAATGAAGAATCTTAATGAAAGGAGGGAAAG GCGTAATGTACTTGAGAAGAAATTGGCTGATTCAGAGGTCTCTGAAGAAGAACAAAACAATCTCCTTAAACATCTGGAGAAGAAGGAAACAGAATATATGCGCCTTCAGAGGCATAAAATGGGTGCTGATGATTTTGAGCCATTGACAATGATCGGCAAGGGTGCATTCGGAGAG GTTAGGATATGCAGGGAGAAGACAACTGGAAATGTGTATGCAATGAAAAAACTTAAGAAGTCCGAAATGCTTCGTAGAGGACAG GTTGAACATGTGAAAGCAGAAAGGAACCTACTTGCAGAAGTTGATAGCAATTGCATTGTTAAGCTTTATTGTTCATTTCAAGATGAAGAATTTCTGTACCTCATAATGGAATATCTACCTGGTGGAGATATGATGACATTACTCATGCGAAAAGACACATTAACTGAAGATGAAGCTCGATTTTATGTTGGTGAAACTGTTCTTGCAATCGAATCCATTCACAAACATAAttatattcatag gGATATTAAGCCTGATAACTTGCTCCTTGATAAATCTGGACACATGAAACTATCAGATTTTGGATTATGTAAACCATTAGATTGCAgtaatcttcaagaaaaagatttTTCTTCTGCAAATAATTTAAGTGGGGCCCTTCAAAGTGATGGGCGCCCTGCATTGCCTAAACGCACTCAACAAGAGCAATTGCAGCATTGGCAGAGGAATAGAAGGATGCTT GCTTATTCAACTGTTGGAACACCTGATTATATTGCTCCTGAAGTTTTACTGAAGAAAGGATATGGAATGGAATGCGATTG GTGGTCTCTTGGGGCTATCATGTATGAAATGCTTGTTGGATACCCACCCTTCTATTCAGATGAACCAATGTCCACCTGTAGAAAG ATAGTGAATTGGAGAACTCATTTGAAATTTCCCGAAGAAGCAAAATTGTCACCAGAGGCAAAAGATCTCATCtgtaaacttttatgcaatgttgaAAAAAGGCTTGGAACCAAAGGTGCTCATGAAATTAAG GCACATCAATGGTTCAAGGGTATAGATTGGGAGAAGTTGTATCAAATTGAAGCTGCATTTATTCCAGAAGTAAATGATGAGCTGGATACCCAAAATTTTGAGAAGTTTGAGGAG GGTGACAACCAAATTCCTTCTTCAACAAAATCAGGTCCTTGGAGAAAG ATGCTATCTTCAAAGGATGTGAACTTCATGGGGTACACCTATAAGAACTTTGAAATTGTAAATGAACATGAAGTTCCAGGAATCG ctgagttgaagaagaagagtaCAAAACCTAAGAGGCCAACAGTCAAGTCGCTTTTta aAGAAGAAACGGATTCAACTTCCTCTCAACAAACACAAGGAAGCTTTCTTAACCTCTTGCCTAGGCAACTAGAAGTCTCCAAGAAAGAGGAGTCTAAATGA
- the LOC111897021 gene encoding uncharacterized protein At4g14342 yields the protein MQASDRFNINSQLEHLQAKYVGTGHADMNRFEWAVNIQRDSYASYVGHYPMLAYFAIAENESIGRERYNFMQKMLLPCGLPPEREEE from the exons ATGCAG GCTAGTGACAGGTTTAATATCAACTCTCAACTTGAGCATCTTCAAGCTAAGTATGTGGGAACAGGACATGCAGACATGAACAGATT TGAATGGGCAGTTAATATCCAAAGAGACAGCTATGCATCATATGTTGGGCATTATCCAATGCTTGCATATTTTGCAATAGCAGAAAATGAATCAATTGGAAGAGAACGCTACAATTTTATGCAG AAAATGTTGTTGCCATGTGGTCTTCCACCAGAGAGAGAAGAGGAATAA